A genomic window from Blattabacterium cuenoti includes:
- the menA gene encoding 1,4-dihydroxy-2-naphthoate octaprenyltransferase: MNIKYWLYAIRLYTLFLSFSGITLSFLIAKSQGKEDYIIYILSLITALLLQILANLSNDYGDSVKEVDNTKRIGPLRMVQSGYISKYKMKKVIKIFSFLSFFFGIILLLKSFDLKNNIYFFLFYFFGILICIYSSINYTIGFYPYGYLGFGDLLVFIFFGIISVEGSYFLYTHIFSLDVFILSLSIGLLNISVLNINNMRDIESDFKNRKYTIAGILGIKNAKLYHFCTILVSIFLGIKFIILNYHNIYQFFLFILNIPFFIQHLNEIFFQKKIKNFNFLLKKLIFIIFLYSMSIGFGCIL; encoded by the coding sequence ATGAATATAAAATATTGGTTGTATGCAATACGTTTATATACTTTATTTTTATCATTTTCTGGAATAACTTTAAGTTTTTTAATTGCTAAATCTCAAGGGAAAGAGGATTATATAATTTATATATTAAGTCTTATTACAGCTTTATTATTACAAATATTAGCAAATCTTTCGAATGATTATGGGGATAGTGTAAAAGAAGTAGATAATACAAAAAGAATAGGTCCATTGAGAATGGTTCAAAGTGGATATATATCAAAATATAAAATGAAAAAAGTTATAAAAATATTTTCTTTTTTATCTTTTTTTTTTGGTATTATATTATTATTAAAATCTTTTGATTTAAAAAATAATATATATTTTTTTTTATTTTATTTTTTTGGAATTTTAATTTGTATATATAGTTCTATTAATTATACAATTGGGTTTTATCCATATGGATATTTAGGATTTGGTGATTTATTAGTTTTTATTTTTTTTGGAATTATATCTGTAGAAGGTAGTTATTTTTTATATACTCATATTTTTTCTTTAGATGTATTTATTTTATCTTTATCTATAGGATTATTAAATATTTCTGTTTTAAATATTAATAATATGAGAGATATAGAAAGTGATTTTAAAAATAGAAAATATACAATAGCTGGGATTTTAGGAATTAAAAATGCAAAATTATACCATTTTTGTACTATTTTAGTTTCTATTTTTTTAGGAATTAAATTTATAATATTAAATTATCATAATATTTATCAATTTTTTTTATTTATATTAAATATTCCTTTTTTTATACAACATTTGAATGAAATTTTTTTTCAAAAAAAAATAAAAAATTTTAATTTTTTATTAAAAAAATTAATTTTTATTATTTTTTTATACTCTATGAGTATAGGATTTGGTTGTATTTTATAA
- the rpsD gene encoding 30S ribosomal protein S4: MAKYIGPKTKISRKFGESLYGTDKYFERKKYPSGQHGNNRRRGKRSEYFIQLAEKQKAKYLYGILERSFKRLFLESAKKKGITGELLLQACESRLDNIVFRLKFAPSRSSARQIVSHKHIMVNNQVVNIPSFRLKPGDIIGIKEKSKKHPVILESIKNNKIGKLVEWLILNEEKMLGTFIMIPKRSQIPENIKEQLIVELYSK; encoded by the coding sequence ATGGCAAAATATATAGGACCAAAAACAAAAATATCTAGAAAATTTGGAGAATCTTTATATGGTACAGATAAATATTTTGAAAGAAAAAAATATCCATCTGGACAACATGGAAATAATCGTCGTAGAGGAAAACGTTCAGAATATTTTATCCAATTAGCAGAAAAACAAAAAGCAAAATATCTTTATGGAATATTAGAACGTTCATTTAAAAGATTATTTTTAGAATCAGCAAAAAAAAAAGGAATTACTGGAGAATTATTATTACAAGCATGTGAATCACGTTTAGATAATATTGTTTTTAGATTAAAATTTGCACCATCTAGATCTTCTGCACGTCAAATAGTTTCTCATAAACATATTATGGTAAATAATCAAGTGGTTAATATTCCTTCTTTTAGATTAAAACCTGGAGATATAATAGGAATAAAAGAAAAATCTAAAAAACATCCAGTAATTTTAGAATCTATAAAAAATAATAAAATAGGGAAATTAGTAGAATGGTTGATTTTAAATGAAGAGAAAATGTTGGGAACATTTATAATGATACCTAAAAGATCACAAATTCCTGAAAATATTAAAGAACAATTAATTGTAGAATTATATTCAAAATAA
- the infA gene encoding translation initiation factor IF-1 — protein sequence MAKQKHIEIDGIIIESSPNAMFRVKLENGCIVKAHISGKMRMHYIKILPGDKVRLEMSSYDLQRGRITYRY from the coding sequence ATGGCTAAACAAAAACACATAGAAATTGATGGAATTATTATAGAATCTTCTCCTAATGCAATGTTTAGAGTTAAATTAGAAAATGGATGTATAGTAAAAGCTCATATATCTGGTAAAATGAGAATGCATTATATAAAAATATTACCTGGAGATAAGGTAAGATTAGAAATGTCTTCTTATGATTTACAAAGAGGTAGAATTACTTATAGATATTAA
- the rplQ gene encoding 50S ribosomal protein L17 yields MNHRKKKKFLGKKYGYKKSILSNMSSSLIKKKKIFTTISKAKALKRYIEPIITKSKINTTSSRRNIFTFLRDKIAVNELFQKSFNKVRERYGGYTRIIKIGFRIGDMSRVSLIEFVDFNKMYNSKIKKKIIRRSHKKKKMNNNFLKKREENE; encoded by the coding sequence ATGAATCATAGAAAAAAAAAAAAATTTTTAGGTAAAAAATATGGATATAAAAAATCTATTCTTTCTAACATGTCTTCTTCTTTAATTAAAAAGAAAAAAATATTTACTACTATTTCTAAAGCTAAAGCTTTAAAAAGATATATAGAGCCTATTATTACTAAATCTAAAATAAATACAACTTCTTCTAGAAGAAATATATTTACTTTTTTAAGAGATAAAATAGCAGTTAATGAATTGTTTCAAAAATCTTTTAATAAAGTTCGTGAACGTTATGGTGGTTATACTAGAATTATAAAAATAGGATTTCGTATTGGAGATATGTCAAGAGTATCTCTTATTGAATTTGTAGATTTTAATAAAATGTATAATTCTAAAATAAAGAAAAAAATTATTAGACGTAGTCATAAAAAAAAAAAAATGAATAATAATTTTTTAAAAAAAAGAGAAGAGAATGAGTAA
- the rpsK gene encoding 30S ribosomal protein S11, whose translation MGKLLSKKKKSVIVDIFGIAHIKSTFNNIIITLTNKKGDVIAWSSAGKMNFKGSKKNTHYAAQIAAENVAKIGLNAGIKKIEVKVKGPGAGRDAAIRALSNSGIVVTLIKDITPLPHNGCRPPKRRRV comes from the coding sequence ATGGGAAAATTATTATCAAAAAAAAAAAAATCAGTAATAGTTGATATTTTTGGTATAGCTCATATTAAATCTACTTTTAATAACATAATTATAACATTAACAAATAAAAAAGGAGATGTAATTGCATGGTCATCTGCTGGCAAAATGAATTTTAAAGGATCTAAAAAAAATACTCATTATGCAGCTCAAATAGCTGCAGAAAATGTAGCAAAAATAGGGTTAAATGCTGGAATAAAAAAAATAGAAGTAAAAGTAAAAGGACCTGGAGCAGGAAGAGATGCAGCTATACGAGCATTAAGTAATTCTGGAATTGTAGTAACTTTAATAAAAGATATAACACCATTACCTCATAATGGATGTCGTCCTCCGAAAAGAAGAAGAGTTTAA
- the rpsE gene encoding 30S ribosomal protein S5, with protein sequence MVFNKEKKIKFLELKERLVGVTRVCKVTKGRRYFSFSAIVIKGNEKGIVGYGFGKSKEAPDAIHKAGEQAKKNLCKVCISNGTIPHEQEAKYGGAHILIRPASEGTGIIAGGALRAVLETVGLRNVLSKSKGSSNPHNIIKATIKALSIMRDVYIISKQRGVSIQKILNG encoded by the coding sequence GTGGTTTTTAATAAAGAAAAAAAAATTAAATTTTTAGAATTAAAAGAACGATTAGTCGGAGTTACTAGAGTTTGTAAAGTGACTAAAGGGAGGAGATATTTTAGTTTTAGTGCTATTGTTATTAAAGGAAATGAAAAGGGAATAGTAGGATATGGTTTTGGAAAATCCAAAGAAGCTCCTGATGCTATACATAAAGCTGGAGAACAAGCAAAAAAAAATTTATGTAAAGTTTGTATATCTAATGGAACGATTCCTCATGAACAAGAGGCAAAATATGGAGGAGCACATATTCTTATTAGACCGGCATCGGAAGGTACTGGAATTATTGCAGGAGGGGCATTGAGGGCAGTTTTAGAAACTGTAGGATTACGAAATGTTTTATCTAAATCAAAAGGATCTTCTAATCCTCATAATATTATTAAAGCAACTATTAAAGCATTAAGTATTATGAGAGATGTTTATATAATTTCAAAACAAAGAGGGGTTTCAATTCAAAAAATATTAAATGGATAA
- the secY gene encoding preprotein translocase subunit SecY, with amino-acid sequence MSNVLIKFYNIWNAKELRKKILITLSFLLIYRFGAYIPLPGINPVGISDFMENINSGSKGLMQILSSFTGGAFNRASILALGVMPYISGSIIMQLMCIVIPSLQRLQKDGESGKRQINFLIRWLTIGICLIQAPIYLISLTKQFIPFSTYSSTYLLNINTIFGKTLFWVIGIFILTSGTLFTIWLGEKITNEGIGNGISLIIMSGIIARFPDAIVKEILNRLKIGNGGLMILLIEILLWFLVIFFSILIIQAIRKIPIQYVSHYKNLGLNYFHHKKHQYIPLKMTAAGVMPIIFSQAIMLFPLTFYNYIHNEKIKKIFNLFQDIYGLWYNLLFSILVIIFTFFYTAITIPSNQISDDLKRNGGHIPKIKPGRETVEYIDSILSKITLPGAILLAIIAILPSIVFRIGITQNFSLFFGGTSLLIIVGVILDIIQQINIYLLNNYYDDLMIIKKNRNNRYYIHK; translated from the coding sequence ATGTCTAATGTGTTAATTAAATTTTATAATATTTGGAATGCAAAAGAATTACGAAAAAAAATTTTAATTACTTTAAGCTTTTTATTAATATATCGTTTTGGTGCATATATTCCATTGCCTGGAATTAATCCTGTAGGAATTAGTGATTTTATGGAAAATATTAATTCAGGATCTAAAGGATTAATGCAAATTCTTTCTTCTTTCACAGGAGGGGCTTTTAATCGTGCTTCTATTTTAGCATTAGGAGTAATGCCTTATATATCAGGATCTATTATTATGCAATTAATGTGTATTGTTATTCCTTCATTACAAAGATTACAAAAAGATGGAGAAAGCGGAAAAAGACAAATTAATTTTCTTATTAGATGGTTAACTATTGGAATATGTTTAATACAGGCTCCTATATATTTAATTTCTTTAACAAAACAATTTATTCCTTTTTCTACTTATTCTTCTACATATTTATTAAATATAAATACTATTTTTGGAAAAACTTTATTTTGGGTTATTGGAATTTTTATATTAACATCTGGAACTTTATTTACTATATGGTTAGGAGAAAAAATTACTAATGAAGGAATAGGAAATGGAATTTCTTTAATAATTATGTCTGGAATCATAGCTCGTTTTCCAGATGCTATTGTTAAGGAAATATTAAATAGATTAAAAATTGGAAATGGAGGTTTAATGATTTTATTAATTGAAATATTATTATGGTTTTTAGTAATTTTTTTTTCTATTTTAATTATTCAAGCTATTAGAAAAATTCCAATTCAATATGTATCACATTATAAAAATTTAGGATTAAATTATTTTCATCATAAAAAACATCAATATATTCCTTTAAAAATGACAGCAGCTGGAGTGATGCCTATTATTTTTTCTCAAGCTATTATGTTATTTCCATTGACTTTTTATAATTATATTCACAATGAAAAAATAAAAAAAATTTTTAATCTTTTTCAAGATATTTATGGATTATGGTATAATTTATTATTTTCTATATTAGTAATAATTTTTACTTTTTTTTATACAGCAATTACTATTCCTAGTAATCAAATTTCTGATGATTTAAAAAGAAATGGAGGACATATTCCAAAAATTAAACCAGGAAGAGAAACTGTAGAATATATAGATTCTATTTTATCTAAAATTACACTTCCTGGAGCTATCTTATTAGCTATAATTGCGATACTTCCTTCTATAGTTTTTCGTATTGGAATTACTCAAAATTTTTCTTTATTTTTTGGAGGAACATCTTTATTAATTATAGTAGGAGTAATATTAGATATAATCCAACAAATTAATATTTATTTATTAAATAATTATTATGATGATTTAATGATTATAAAAAAAAATCGTAATAATAGATATTATATACATAAATAA
- the rplO gene encoding 50S ribosomal protein L15 translates to MKLNFLIPKKGSKKKKLRLGRGQGSGKGGTCGRGHKGAKSRSGYSKKFGFEGGQMPIQRRLPKFGFKNIKKKIYKVINLDLIQDLINKGKFLNTKIIDKKVFLNQNLIKKKDLIKILAGKGKFKSSLKIEASKFSKKAIFYIEKFGGKALCK, encoded by the coding sequence ATGAAATTAAATTTTTTAATTCCTAAAAAAGGATCAAAAAAAAAAAAATTAAGATTAGGAAGAGGACAAGGATCTGGAAAAGGAGGGACTTGTGGTAGAGGACATAAAGGAGCTAAATCCCGTTCTGGATATTCTAAAAAATTTGGATTTGAAGGAGGACAAATGCCTATTCAAAGACGATTACCTAAATTTGGATTTAAAAATATAAAAAAAAAAATATATAAAGTAATTAATTTAGATCTTATACAAGATTTAATAAATAAAGGAAAATTTTTAAATACAAAAATTATTGATAAAAAAGTTTTTTTAAATCAAAATTTAATTAAAAAAAAAGATTTAATTAAAATTTTAGCTGGTAAAGGAAAATTTAAATCTTCTTTAAAGATTGAAGCATCTAAATTTAGTAAAAAAGCTATTTTTTATATAGAAAAATTTGGTGGGAAAGCTTTATGTAAATAA
- the rplR gene encoding 50S ribosomal protein L18: MLRKIIGNNDRPRISIFRSNKAIYAQIIDDLSGKTLVSISSNNKIFRNKKINKKKLSYEVGKYLGNKALVLKIKKLVFDKRKYLYHGRVKSLAEGIRKMGLDF; encoded by the coding sequence ATTTTGAGAAAAATTATTGGAAATAATGATAGACCTAGAATATCTATTTTTAGAAGTAATAAAGCTATTTATGCTCAAATAATAGATGATCTTTCCGGAAAAACTTTAGTATCTATTTCTTCAAATAATAAAATTTTTAGAAATAAAAAAATTAATAAAAAAAAATTATCTTATGAAGTAGGTAAATATTTAGGAAATAAAGCTCTTGTTTTAAAAATAAAAAAATTAGTTTTTGATAAAAGAAAATATTTATATCATGGAAGAGTTAAATCATTGGCAGAAGGAATTAGAAAAATGGGTTTAGATTTTTAA
- a CDS encoding SLC13 family permease: MIILIFIIGYLFIIIENFIKLNKFIPSLIMASICWGLIIFFKIPVFELDKNIIQFQNSYNLLLFHLGKASEIIFFLIGAMSIISIMDMYSSFESLINLFTVSTKRKFLWIINIISFTLSAVIDNLTATIVVITILKKIIRNYKERLYYIGLILISANAGGVWSPIGDITTTMLWISNKVTTINLIKKILIPSILCMCISTYIGSKMSIFNGKIKIKKSNLSKLELRKGFFLLQIGLFFMLLVPIMKTLIGIPPYMGMMLSFSIFCLITNIFFKKSFFIEKIFKKIDFSSILFFLGILLSISSLEVIGKLYYLSNLIIHMVSTWKITTFILGLISSFIDNVPLVAATIAMFSYSIDHEFWHFIAYVSGTGGSIFIIGSSSGIAAMGMEKIDFFWYLKKISFVAFIGYLFGYLYLIIF, encoded by the coding sequence ATGATAATTTTAATTTTTATCATTGGATATTTATTTATCATTATTGAAAATTTTATTAAATTAAACAAATTTATTCCATCATTAATTATGGCCTCTATTTGTTGGGGCTTAATTATTTTTTTTAAAATTCCTGTTTTTGAATTAGATAAAAACATTATTCAATTTCAAAATTCTTATAATTTATTATTATTTCATTTAGGAAAAGCATCTGAAATTATTTTTTTTCTTATTGGAGCAATGTCTATAATTTCTATTATGGATATGTATTCTAGTTTTGAATCTTTAATTAATTTATTTACTGTAAGTACTAAACGTAAATTTTTATGGATTATAAATATAATATCTTTTACATTATCTGCTGTAATAGATAATTTAACAGCGACTATCGTCGTTATTACTATTTTAAAAAAAATAATTAGAAATTATAAAGAACGTTTATATTATATAGGTTTAATTCTTATCTCTGCTAATGCAGGAGGAGTATGGTCTCCAATTGGAGATATAACTACTACAATGTTATGGATTTCCAATAAAGTAACCACCATAAATCTTATAAAAAAAATATTAATTCCATCTATTTTATGTATGTGTATTTCTACTTATATTGGATCAAAAATGTCTATTTTTAATGGAAAAATTAAAATAAAAAAAAGTAATTTATCAAAATTAGAACTTAGAAAAGGATTTTTTTTATTACAAATAGGATTATTTTTTATGTTGTTAGTTCCTATTATGAAAACATTAATTGGAATACCTCCATATATGGGAATGATGTTGTCTTTTAGTATTTTTTGTTTAATTACTAATATTTTTTTTAAAAAATCTTTTTTTATAGAAAAAATTTTTAAAAAAATAGATTTTTCTAGTATTTTATTTTTTTTAGGTATTTTACTATCTATTTCTTCTTTAGAAGTTATAGGGAAATTATATTATTTATCTAATTTAATTATTCATATGGTTTCTACATGGAAAATAACTACTTTTATATTAGGATTAATTTCTTCTTTTATAGATAATGTTCCTTTAGTAGCTGCAACTATAGCAATGTTTTCTTATTCTATTGATCATGAATTTTGGCACTTTATAGCATATGTATCTGGTACAGGAGGAAGTATTTTTATTATAGGATCTTCTTCCGGAATAGCAGCAATGGGAATGGAAAAAATAGATTTTTTTTGGTATTTAAAAAAAATAAGTTTTGTAGCTTTTATAGGTTATTTATTTGGTTATTTATACTTAATAATTTTTTAA
- the rpsM gene encoding 30S ribosomal protein S13 has translation MGTRISGIDIPKNKRGIIGLTCLYGINKSLAKKILKKVGIDENIKVINWSDEDISNIRKYISKNIKIEGELKSEIQLNIKNLMDIGCYRGTRHRKHLPLRGQKTKNNCRTRKGKKKTVANKKKVTK, from the coding sequence ATGGGAACTCGTATATCTGGAATAGATATTCCTAAAAATAAAAGAGGAATTATTGGACTTACTTGTTTATATGGAATAAATAAAAGTCTTGCTAAAAAAATTTTAAAAAAAGTTGGAATTGACGAAAATATTAAAGTAATTAATTGGTCAGATGAAGATATTAGTAATATCCGAAAATATATATCTAAAAATATTAAAATAGAAGGGGAATTAAAATCTGAAATACAATTAAATATTAAAAATTTAATGGATATTGGATGTTATAGAGGAACTAGACATAGAAAACATTTACCTTTAAGAGGGCAAAAAACAAAAAATAATTGTAGAACTAGAAAAGGAAAGAAAAAAACTGTAGCAAATAAGAAAAAAGTTACTAAATAA
- a CDS encoding DNA-directed RNA polymerase subunit alpha, producing the protein MFILDFVKPEKVIISECSDFKGIFHLKPLEPGYGITLGNSLRRVLLSSLKGFAITSIRIKGVKYEFSTINGVVEDVTEMILNFKKIRLKRKINGIKKEIVNAYINNDQEKITGSILNKYISNFRILNKDLILCHKDKSIPLEISFTIEEGRGYVPAEENKKNNDNFIGSIPIDSIYTPIKNVKYTIENCRIGQKTDFENLSLEIKTDGSINPKKALMEASNILIQYFSIFTYEKIGKKEKENIYKKKKYDEEYLRMKTLLKSKLNDMDLSVRTKNCLKSASIKYIYDLVNSNRNTILKMRNFGKKSLEELENKMKKKGLSFGMDIRHFKLNKE; encoded by the coding sequence ATGTTTATTTTAGATTTTGTAAAACCAGAAAAAGTTATTATATCTGAATGTTCAGATTTTAAAGGTATTTTTCATTTAAAACCTTTAGAACCTGGATATGGTATTACATTAGGAAATTCATTAAGAAGAGTACTTTTAAGTTCATTAAAAGGTTTTGCAATTACTTCTATTAGAATCAAAGGTGTAAAATATGAATTTTCTACTATTAATGGAGTAGTAGAAGATGTTACTGAAATGATTTTAAATTTTAAAAAAATTCGTCTAAAACGAAAAATTAATGGAATTAAAAAAGAAATAGTAAATGCATATATAAATAATGATCAAGAAAAAATAACAGGAAGTATTTTGAATAAATATATTTCTAATTTTAGAATTTTAAATAAAGATTTAATTTTATGTCATAAAGATAAATCTATTCCATTGGAAATAAGTTTTACGATAGAAGAGGGAAGAGGGTATGTTCCTGCGGAAGAAAATAAAAAAAATAATGATAATTTTATTGGATCTATTCCAATAGATTCTATTTATACACCTATTAAAAATGTTAAATATACAATAGAAAATTGTCGTATTGGTCAAAAAACAGATTTTGAAAATCTTTCATTAGAAATCAAAACAGATGGATCCATTAATCCTAAAAAAGCTTTAATGGAAGCATCTAATATTTTAATACAATATTTTTCTATTTTTACTTATGAAAAAATAGGAAAAAAAGAAAAAGAAAATATTTATAAAAAAAAAAAATATGATGAAGAATATTTACGTATGAAAACGTTATTAAAATCTAAATTAAATGATATGGATTTATCTGTTAGAACAAAAAATTGTTTAAAATCTGCTTCTATAAAATATATATATGATTTAGTTAATAGTAATCGAAATACTATATTAAAAATGAGAAATTTTGGAAAAAAATCATTAGAAGAATTAGAAAATAAAATGAAAAAAAAGGGATTATCATTTGGCATGGATATTAGACATTTTAAATTAAATAAAGAATAG
- the rpmJ gene encoding 50S ribosomal protein L36, producing MKVRTSLKKRTKDCKIINRKGCLRIINKKNPRFKQKQG from the coding sequence ATGAAAGTTAGAACTTCTTTAAAAAAAAGAACTAAGGATTGTAAAATAATTAATAGAAAAGGTTGTTTACGTATTATTAATAAAAAAAATCCTAGATTTAAACAAAAACAAGGTTAA
- the eno gene encoding phosphopyruvate hydratase: MSKIKNIKARQILDSRGIPTIEVDILTQNNVLGRASIPSGASKGENEAFELRDENLNLFFGKGVTKAVNNVNNIIAPELIGISVMDQMHIDQLMLDLDGTKNKKRLGANSILGISLAVTKAASKELNIPLYKYLGGIHTYVLPVPLINIINGGKHSDAPIAFQEFMIIPIGANTFLEAIEMGYNVFYQLKNILLKKGLSTNVGDEGGFSSNFNGIEDVLDNILEAIHKAHYEPYDQIGIALDCAASEFYKNNQYDYSFFEKHNCNKSKEEHIKYLTYLTKCYPIVSIEDGMDQNDWEGWTLLTKELGNKIQLVGDDLFVTQINKLKKGVQKGIANSIIIKANQVGTLTETIKTINFAKKNGYKNIISHRSGDTEDTFIADLSVAFNIEQIKTGSICRSERTSKYNQLLRIEDFLGKNSYYPGWNLK, translated from the coding sequence ATGAGTAAAATTAAAAATATTAAGGCTAGACAAATATTAGATTCTAGAGGTATTCCTACTATAGAAGTAGATATATTAACTCAAAATAATGTATTAGGACGTGCATCAATTCCTTCTGGAGCTTCTAAGGGGGAAAATGAAGCATTTGAATTAAGAGATGAAAATTTAAATTTATTTTTTGGAAAAGGAGTTACTAAAGCAGTTAATAATGTAAATAATATTATTGCTCCTGAATTAATAGGAATTTCAGTAATGGATCAAATGCATATTGATCAATTAATGTTAGATTTAGATGGAACTAAAAATAAAAAAAGATTAGGAGCTAATTCTATTTTAGGTATTTCATTAGCGGTGACAAAAGCTGCGTCTAAAGAATTAAATATTCCTTTATATAAATATTTGGGAGGAATACATACTTATGTTTTACCAGTTCCTTTAATTAATATTATAAATGGAGGTAAACATTCAGACGCTCCTATCGCTTTTCAAGAGTTTATGATAATACCTATTGGTGCAAATACTTTTTTAGAAGCTATTGAAATGGGATATAATGTTTTTTATCAATTAAAAAATATTTTATTAAAAAAAGGATTATCTACTAATGTAGGTGATGAGGGTGGGTTTTCTTCTAATTTTAATGGTATTGAAGATGTGTTAGATAATATATTAGAAGCTATTCATAAAGCTCATTATGAACCTTATGATCAAATAGGAATAGCATTAGATTGTGCTGCTTCTGAATTTTATAAAAATAATCAATATGATTATTCTTTTTTTGAAAAACACAATTGTAATAAATCGAAAGAAGAGCATATTAAATATTTAACTTACTTAACCAAATGTTATCCAATTGTATCTATTGAAGATGGAATGGATCAAAATGATTGGGAAGGCTGGACTTTATTAACTAAAGAATTAGGAAATAAAATTCAATTAGTCGGTGATGATTTATTTGTTACTCAAATAAATAAATTAAAAAAAGGAGTTCAAAAAGGAATTGCTAATTCTATTATTATAAAAGCTAATCAAGTAGGAACATTAACTGAAACAATAAAAACTATAAATTTTGCTAAAAAAAATGGATATAAAAATATTATATCTCATCGTTCTGGAGATACAGAAGATACTTTTATAGCAGATTTATCTGTAGCTTTTAATATTGAACAAATTAAAACAGGAAGTATTTGTCGTTCTGAACGAACTTCAAAATATAATCAATTATTACGTATTGAAGATTTTTTAGGAAAAAATTCTTATTATCCAGGATGGAATTTAAAATAA
- the menB gene encoding 1,4-dihydroxy-2-naphthoyl-CoA synthase: protein MNSKINWLVIKKYEDILFLFCKGIAKIVINRPNCHNAFRVETVKEMINAINICYERKDIDVLIITGAGKQSFCSGGDQRTRGRGGYLGKDGISRLNILDFYKKIREIPKPVIAMVNGYAVGGGHVLHVVCDLTIASHNSIFSQVGPKVGSFDGGFGSIYLARHIGQKKTREMWFLCKKYTADEALKMGLINKVVPLKELEKITIKWCQIIQKKSAMALRMIKRCLNAELDGQHGLMQLAGDATLMFYLMEESIEGNKAFLEKRNPNFKKFSKFL, encoded by the coding sequence ATGAATTCTAAAATAAATTGGTTAGTAATCAAAAAATATGAAGACATTTTATTTTTATTTTGCAAAGGAATTGCTAAAATAGTAATTAATAGACCTAATTGTCATAATGCTTTTCGTGTAGAAACAGTAAAAGAAATGATAAATGCTATCAATATATGTTATGAACGAAAAGATATTGATGTATTAATTATTACTGGAGCTGGAAAACAATCTTTTTGTTCTGGTGGTGATCAAAGAACTAGAGGTAGAGGTGGATATTTAGGAAAAGATGGTATTTCTAGATTAAATATTTTAGATTTTTATAAAAAAATAAGAGAAATTCCTAAACCAGTTATTGCTATGGTAAATGGTTATGCTGTAGGAGGGGGGCATGTATTACATGTAGTTTGTGATTTAACAATAGCTTCTCATAATTCTATTTTTAGTCAAGTAGGACCAAAAGTAGGATCTTTTGATGGGGGATTTGGATCTATATATTTAGCTCGTCATATTGGACAAAAAAAAACTAGAGAAATGTGGTTTTTATGTAAAAAATATACTGCAGATGAAGCATTAAAAATGGGATTAATTAATAAAGTTGTTCCTTTAAAAGAATTAGAAAAAATTACTATAAAATGGTGTCAAATTATTCAAAAAAAAAGTGCTATGGCATTAAGAATGATTAAACGTTGTTTAAATGCAGAATTAGATGGACAACATGGATTAATGCAATTAGCAGGAGATGCTACTTTAATGTTTTATTTGATGGAAGAATCTATAGAAGGAAATAAAGCTTTTTTAGAAAAAAGAAATCCAAATTTTAAAAAATTTTCAAAATTTTTATGA